The following coding sequences lie in one Apium graveolens cultivar Ventura chromosome 3, ASM990537v1, whole genome shotgun sequence genomic window:
- the LOC141712780 gene encoding protein CPR-5, which produces MDSSHKPLQSNGVISIKKKKNIKRKKNPVLESSSQDSIQDWHKGGGFNVSNRYKNPKRGLGGSTSANQNDVVGALALPTGMAIAAVLSQVLEQKDAAEDRMSVDHLSKIFTLAVGESLSNVFGNKYDGFVHNFEKSFRSTLMTLRLVNESSQNDRGESFRESKTGKYCSDPTSCRYLNREESSACHTCEKNCRSEAVLNTIYNQEETNTSEENTVNNQEEPNPTEENEANMQPNVMSRALSLHDGRINQQLYISNNVPSYMDGTMQNTLERSIMEQSRSNDLKTFEIGLIMKKMQLKEAQIALNSDSNFLERFKLSMGISKASFKAEKFETELKDARHAELLKTCIDCLVAGLLIMLAALAYGTYVYSHQRLIEATASCDSVQGSKSWWIPKPMSTISSGLHTLRCQVQVVFRMLFGVLMILSVTYLLLQRSGTSKQAMPVTFILLLLGVGCGFAGKFCIDTLGGSGNHWLFYWEVQCLLHFLSNICTPALFIILNGPISVTERSRSSRVCPIWIRRSLFYSTILVVLPLLCGLIPFAGLGEWREHFSSLILDRY; this is translated from the exons ATGGATTCTTCTCATAAACCCCTTCAATCCAATGGTGTAATTTCCattaagaaaaagaaaaacatcaAAAGGAAGAAAAACCCAGTTCTTGAATCCTCCAGTCAGGATTCAATTCAAGATTGGCATAAAGGTGGAGGCTTTAATGTTTCTAATAGGTATAAGAATCCTAAAAGAGGGCTGGGTGGTTCTACAAGTGCCAATCAAAACGATGTCGTTGGGGCTCTTGCTCTTCCTACTGGAATGGCCATTGCTGCTGTGCTTTCTCAG GTCTTGGAACAAAAAGATGCGGCTGAAGATAGGATGTCTGTTGATCATCTTTCTAAG ATCTTCACGTTAGCTGTCGGAGAGTCTTTATCCAAT GTTTTCGGGAACAAATATGATGGTTTTGTCCATAACTTTGAGAAGTCATTTCGGAGCACCTTGATGACACTTAGATTAGTCAATGAATCTTCTCAAAATGATAGAGGGGAGTCCTTTAGAGAATCAAAAACAGGGAAGTATTGTTCTGATCCAACTTCATGCAGATATCTGAACAGAGAGGAAAGTTCTGCATGTCATACTTGTGAAAAAAATTGTCGATCAGAAGCAGTTTTGAATACCATCTACAATCAGGAAGAAACAAATACATCTGAAGAGAACACTGTCAATAATCAGGAAGAACCGAATCCAACCGAAGAAAATGAAGCAAACATGCAGCCAAATGTAATGAGTCGGGCACTGAGCCTGCATGATGGACGTATAAACCAGCAGTTGTATATTTCAAATAACGTGCCTTCATATATGGATGGAACCATGCAGAACACCCTCGAAAGATCCATCATGGAGCAATCGCGTTCTAATGATCTCAAGACATTTGAGATTGGTCTTATCATGAAAAAGATGCAGCTGAAAGAAGCACAGATAGCTCTTAATTCTGATTCAAATTTTTTGGAAAGGTTTAAATTATCAATGGGTATATCAAAAGCGTCTTTTAAAGCTGAAAAGTTTGAAACTGAATTGAAAGATGCTAGACATGCTGAGCTGCTCAAAACGTGCATCGACTGTCTTGTTGCTGGTTTGCTAATTATGTTGGCAGCCCTTGCTTATGGAACTTATGTTTATTCTCACCAAAGGCTTATTGAAGCTACTGCATCATGTGATTCTGTTCAA GGATCAAAATCTTGGTGGATCCCAAAGCCAATGTCAACTATCAGTTCAGGACTCCATACTCTGAGGTGTCAGGTTCAAGTTGTATTCCGTATGTTGTTTGGTGTTTTGATGATTCTATCAGTCACCTACCTACTTCTGCAGCGTTCTGGAACGTCAAAGCAGGCAATGCCAGTTACTTTCATACTCCTGCTGTTAGGAGTTGGTTGTGGCTTTGCCGGAAAATTTTGCATTGATACATTGGGTGGCAGCGGGAATCATTGGCTATTTTATTGGGAGGTTCAATGCTTGTTGCATTTCTTGTCAAATATATGTACCCCAGCGTTGTTCATTATACTCAACGGGCCCATCTCGGTGACTGAACGATCAAGAAGCAGTAGAGTCTGTCCAATTTGGATCAGACGATCTCTGTTTTATTCTACTATACTTGTAGTTCTGCCTCTGTTGTGTGGTTTGATTCCGTTTGCTGGCCTTGGCGAATGGAGAGAGCACTTCTCTTCCCTGATATTGGATCGATATTAG